Genomic DNA from Chitinivorax sp. B:
TAGGTGTCGTTACCCAGGCCCCCCAGCAGGTAGTCGTTGTTGGCGCCACCGTCCAGGGTGTCGTTGCCAGCGCCACCATCCAGCATGTCTGCATCGGTGGACCCGATGATGGACTGGTTGCCGGCCTGACCTGCCAGCACGGTACCGAAACGACTGTCATTCGGCAGGTCAACATACACGGGTGACCCGACGGGATCCGGGTTGGTCAGTTTGAATACTTCAAACAGTTTGGCTGCGGTCAGTTCGCCGCCACTGGCAAAACGAATGGTCTTGACCGCTTGATCGCCACCCAGGAAGAAGTCGCGCAACGTCACCTGATCGGTGCTGTTGGCGACCTTCAGGGTCAGATCATTACCGGATTTCATCAGGCCACGGCTCACCTCGTTGAAGGCAATGCCTTCGAACAACAACACATCCGTGCCACCCCCGAGGTTGTCGATCACGTCCTGGCCATCACCTTTGGCGAACACATAGGTGTCGTCGCCACGCCCGCCCAACAGCAGGTCATTTGCAGCCCCACCGCGTAACGTGTCGTTGCCGTTGCCCCCGTCGAGTTGATCGTTACCGGCTTCACCTTGCAGGCTGTCATGACCGTTCAAACCGACCAAGCGGTCGCGCTGAGCGGTACCCGTCAATGTTTCAGCCGTGTCAGTACCGGTTTTCTGGGAATCGAATGCCGACGTAGTCGCCGGGACGGGTAACTTAAACGCACTAAAGATAGCTTGGGCTGTCAGCTGGCCACCATCATCAAACGCGATGGTTTCCAGCAAATGCTCGCCACCTTGGAAGAAGCGCTTGAGGGTGACCTGATCGCTGGTACCGGCGATCTTGAGCACCAGATCGTCGCCACTGCGGCCCAGGTTGCTGGCAACATCGTTGAACTTCACGCCATTGCTGAAGCGCAGGGTGTCGTGGCCGTTGCCACTGTTGTCAATCACATCCTGACCCTCGCTCCGAGCAAAACGGTAAGTATCGTCACCGCTGCCGCCGATCAGCGTGTCGTTGCCGGCCTTGCCGCTGAGGTCGTCATTGCCGGCCCCGCCCAGCAGCACATCCGCATCCGCCGTGCCGACCAGCGTGTCGTTGCCACCGGGTGTGGGAGTAGGTACCGGGGTCGGCGTCGGTGTCGGAACAGGAGTAGGCGTCGGTGTCGGGGTAGGTGTCGGGACCGGG
This window encodes:
- a CDS encoding calcium-binding protein encodes the protein LDGGAGNDTLDGGVGNDTLKGGLGDDRYVFAGNFGTDVVETGSGADVLAFTDLTRAALGFKQAGKDLLVAVNGQAGQSVRVVNHFAGAATALHSIQVKDGVLTAAEIQRAVTTPVPTPTPTPTPTPVPTPTPTPVPTPTPGGNDTLVGTADADVLLGGAGNDDLSGKAGNDTLIGGSGDDTYRFARSEGQDVIDNSGNGHDTLRFSNGVKFNDVASNLGRSGDDLVLKIAGTSDQVTLKRFFQGGEHLLETIAFDDGGQLTAQAIFSAFKLPVPATTSAFDSQKTGTDTAETLTGTAQRDRLVGLNGHDSLQGEAGNDQLDGGNGNDTLRGGAANDLLLGGRGDDTYVFAKGDGQDVIDNLGGGTDVLLFEGIAFNEVSRGLMKSGNDLTLKVANSTDQVTLRDFFLGGDQAVKTIRFASGGELTAAKLFEVFKLTNPDPVGSPVYVDLPNDSRFGTVLAGQAGNQSIIGSTDADMLDGGAGNDTLDGGANNDYLLGGLGNDTYRFNSGFGADTLQENDATVGNRDVIQFGAGLTRDQLTFSKTNNDLVIGIKRTTDQVTVKHWFLGTQHQIEQIKTADNQTILNTQVDALLSTPPAAMVRRADAGTLDRQTARLVEAMASFSPTSAAASSSSLSGDTPQSMLAATPGNWRHHAGDTTTMLRW